The following are encoded together in the Bombus pascuorum chromosome 10, iyBomPasc1.1, whole genome shotgun sequence genome:
- the LOC132911408 gene encoding probable cytochrome P450 6a23: MAKNTYIKLTDSLIAAQAFVFFVAGFETSSSTISHTLYELAQNQEMQDKLRQEIRDAYNKDGGTLTYEGIKGMKYLDKVFKETLRKYPILTILNRQAMENYTFKGTKLTIPKGTIVWIPIYGIQHDPNIYSDPEKFDPERFNEDAVAARHPMSYLSFGDGPRNCIGARFAQYQSKVGVATILLNYKVNVSSQSQSG, from the exons ATGgcgaaaaatacatatatca AACTAACCGACTCCTTAATTGCCGCGCAAGCGTTTGTCTTTTTCGTTGCTGGATTTGAAACGTCTTCGTCGACGATATCGCATACTCTCTATGAATTAGCACAAAATCAGGAAATGCAAGATAAATTACGGCAAGAAATTAGAGATGCGTACAACAAAGATGGTGGAACTCTGACGTACGAAGGTATCAaaggaatgaaatatttggacAAAGTGTTTAAAG AGACACTAAGGAAGTATCCAATACTGACGATATTAAACAGGCAAGCAATGGAGAATTATACGTTTAAAGGCACAAAACTCACCATACCAAAAGGAACAATAGTATGGATACCAATATATGGTATACAACACGatccaaatatttattcagatCCTGAGAAATTTGATCCGGAAAGATTTAACGAGGATGCTGTTGCTGCCAGACATCCTATGAGCTATCTATCCTTTGGCGATGGCCCGCGAAACTGCAttg GTGCCCGATTCGCCCAATATCAAAGCAAGGTCGGTGTTGCAACGATTCTGCTCAATTACAAAGTCAATGTTTCAAGTCAAAGTCAAAGTGGGTAG